One genomic region from Dehalococcoidia bacterium encodes:
- a CDS encoding ABC transporter substrate-binding protein, giving the protein MRKYLKLSLFALMAVALVATCAIGCGDGNGDNGEKEAYKIGALFSTTGAQSNLGVPEEYTVEMLVDKINDAGGINGHPLEVIIYNDETDSTKCATLATKLIEEDEVLAIIGPTGTGNSMAIIDTITTAEIPLVSCAAGASITSPVEERYWVFKTPQTDKQVVTEIYVYLQSIGVTKVAIITSTSGFGQGGKTYLESEAATYGITLVDNQTFGSDDTSMISQLTHIKGTDAEAVICWDTDKASAVVAKDMQTLQFEIPLFCSHGIANQDFIDAAGDAANGVIFPAGKLLVVDEVPASDPQKDVLTEYRDEYLAEYPGESISTFGGH; this is encoded by the coding sequence ATGCGAAAGTATCTGAAATTATCCTTATTCGCCCTCATGGCCGTAGCACTGGTTGCAACGTGTGCTATCGGCTGCGGCGATGGAAACGGGGACAATGGAGAGAAAGAAGCCTACAAGATAGGAGCGCTGTTCTCTACTACGGGTGCCCAGTCCAACCTGGGAGTTCCTGAGGAGTATACCGTTGAGATGCTCGTTGACAAAATCAACGATGCCGGCGGGATAAACGGGCATCCGCTCGAAGTAATCATCTACAACGACGAGACCGATTCCACCAAGTGCGCCACGCTGGCCACTAAACTTATCGAAGAGGACGAAGTGCTGGCCATCATTGGCCCCACCGGTACCGGAAACAGCATGGCCATCATCGATACCATAACAACCGCGGAGATACCATTGGTATCCTGCGCCGCGGGCGCCAGCATCACCTCGCCGGTTGAGGAAAGATACTGGGTATTCAAGACCCCGCAAACGGACAAACAGGTAGTCACCGAAATTTACGTATATCTTCAGAGCATCGGCGTCACTAAGGTCGCCATCATAACTTCAACCTCCGGATTCGGCCAGGGCGGCAAAACATACCTAGAATCCGAAGCAGCCACCTATGGCATTACGCTTGTAGACAACCAGACGTTCGGATCGGACGACACCAGCATGATATCCCAGCTTACCCATATAAAGGGTACGGACGCAGAGGCGGTTATCTGCTGGGATACGGACAAGGCTTCCGCCGTGGTAGCCAAAGACATGCAGACGCTACAGTTTGAGATACCGCTTTTCTGCAGCCACGGAATCGCTAACCAGGACTTCATCGATGCAGCCGGCGACGCGGCAAACGGCGTCATCTTCCCTGCCGGCAAGCTACTCGTTGTAGATGAGGTTCCGGCAAGCGACCCGCAGAAGGATGTCCTTACTGAGTACAGGGATGAGTACCTGGCTGAGTATCCCGGAGAAAGCATCAGCACCTTCGGCGGTCACG